The following are encoded together in the Roseobacter denitrificans OCh 114 genome:
- a CDS encoding UvrD-helicase domain-containing protein, with translation MIAVERWSPVDGLTLEPNALAAATEIARNLALTAGPGAGKTEMLAQRADFLLRTGTCRYPRRILAISFKTDASQNLKARVRKRCGPGLAARFDSYTFHAFAKRIIDRFRPVLSGRDALNPDYSIGPRRVQHQSITFADMVPLACKIIEDSLVARNAVRQTYSHVFLDEFQDCTDEQYRLILASFGDTPTILTAVGDTKQSIMGWAGALEGIFHTFADAFDALPRNLYQNFRSAPALRRMQNAMVKVMDPPAALDDADIIGDEGEICILRFEDDDDEASGLAERIRDLIDDGIEPSEIAILVSKQQSLYCRLLVAAFEAEEIPFREEDTKQDLASEPVASLLIDFLLIASGSRQPSAYRRLLDLVVFNHGYDEEREYQLRSRWDRFVNETKQKIAAHKLDLRQMDDLQALAISLVDNVGRDSLISLSPDYEHGDRFDELIAQTLEHAHMLLQSQADSSTALASFSGDSAVRIMSVHKSKGLEFDTVVILGVEKETFWGEPSAEHAAYFVAISRAKQRLLLTTCSQRQRPQGAKRWSIKRHEYDEFLAYVP, from the coding sequence ATGATTGCAGTGGAACGATGGTCTCCCGTGGATGGCTTAACGCTTGAGCCGAACGCGTTGGCTGCTGCAACAGAGATTGCGCGCAATTTGGCCCTCACCGCGGGTCCCGGCGCTGGCAAGACTGAAATGTTGGCGCAACGTGCCGACTTCCTGCTTCGCACTGGAACTTGCCGTTACCCTCGCCGGATCCTCGCCATATCGTTCAAGACTGATGCTAGCCAAAATCTCAAGGCACGCGTCCGGAAACGCTGTGGACCTGGGCTGGCTGCGCGATTCGATAGCTACACCTTCCATGCCTTCGCTAAACGGATCATTGACCGGTTTCGCCCGGTGCTGAGCGGACGCGATGCGCTAAACCCTGATTATTCGATTGGCCCGCGCCGTGTGCAGCATCAGTCCATCACGTTCGCTGACATGGTGCCGCTCGCTTGCAAGATCATCGAAGACAGCCTAGTCGCCCGAAATGCGGTGCGACAGACCTATAGCCATGTCTTCCTGGATGAGTTTCAAGACTGCACGGATGAGCAATATCGCCTGATACTCGCAAGTTTCGGCGACACCCCGACAATCCTGACGGCTGTCGGCGATACCAAGCAAAGCATCATGGGCTGGGCCGGAGCGCTCGAGGGTATCTTCCATACCTTCGCCGACGCTTTCGATGCGCTGCCGCGCAATCTCTATCAGAATTTCCGTTCAGCGCCGGCGCTCCGTCGGATGCAGAATGCGATGGTCAAAGTGATGGATCCGCCAGCAGCGCTCGACGATGCCGATATCATTGGCGACGAGGGTGAGATTTGCATTCTTCGATTTGAAGATGACGATGACGAAGCCAGTGGCTTGGCTGAGCGAATCCGCGACCTGATCGACGATGGCATCGAGCCCTCCGAGATTGCGATCCTAGTCAGCAAACAACAAAGTCTTTATTGTCGGCTTCTCGTGGCTGCTTTTGAGGCGGAAGAGATTCCGTTTCGGGAAGAAGATACGAAGCAGGACTTGGCGTCGGAGCCGGTCGCCTCCCTACTCATCGATTTTCTTCTGATCGCAAGTGGCTCGCGCCAACCCTCCGCTTATCGTCGTTTGCTTGATCTGGTTGTTTTCAACCATGGCTATGACGAGGAACGCGAATATCAGCTGCGATCACGCTGGGATCGCTTCGTAAACGAAACCAAGCAGAAGATTGCGGCGCATAAGCTCGATCTTCGGCAGATGGACGATTTGCAAGCTCTCGCAATATCACTGGTAGACAATGTTGGGCGTGATAGTCTCATCTCTTTATCGCCGGACTATGAGCATGGCGATCGCTTCGATGAGCTCATCGCCCAAACTCTTGAGCATGCGCACATGCTGCTGCAGAGCCAAGCGGACTCATCAACAGCTCTAGCCTCATTTTCGGGTGACAGCGCTGTTCGCATTATGTCGGTGCACAAGAGCAAGGGCCTGGAGTTCGATACGGTAGTCATCCTTGGGGTCGAAAAAGAAACCTTTTGGGGCGAGCCGTCAGCGGAACACGCAGCTTACTTCGTCGCGATCTCGCGCGCCAAACAACGGCTTCTGCTGACCACGTGCAGCCAACGCCAGCGACCGCAAGGAGCGAAACGCTGGTCTATTAAACGCCATGAGTACGACGAATTTCTTGCCTACGTACCATGA